A DNA window from Longimicrobiaceae bacterium contains the following coding sequences:
- a CDS encoding 30S ribosomal protein S1 yields the protein MVDQTTQEQTPDLHVNPSPTDGVAVDDELTTSEIAERARSVNIRPDLFDEEEYDPEEYEAMLEMYENTLTNIEEGEIVKARVLRVTDKSVILDVGFKSEGSVNRDEFKDPDALKPGDEVEVYLENLEDEDGVVVLSKKKADFLRVWEKIREAYEQGTPVPGVLTRKIKGGVTVDLMGVDAFLPGSQIALRRVPNIEDLIGETYDFKIIKLNKRRRNIVVSRRVLLEAEREVKREKLKKELEVGQVRRGVVKNITDFGAFIDLGGMDGLLHITDMSWGRVGHPSEVVSIGDELDVKVLDIDWERERLSLGLKQLQPYPWTDVDKKYPVGSRVRGRVVSITNYGAFIELEKGVEGLVHISEMSWTRNVRHPSKMVSLGDEVEAVVLKVDPQEEKISLGMKQIEEDPWHTLPEKYPVGTRLTGKVRNLTSFGAFVEIEPGIDGLVHISDMSWTKRIQHPSEVVRKGDDVEVVILGVDADNKRISLGLKQTQEDPWGEIAQAYTPGRQITGTISRLQDKGVAVDLGNDIEGFVPLSQIGVTGLQNPADLFAEGDVLEMEVTEVDPENRRIVLNVLRVPKLESGEVIQPASAPARSGEAEASAEAPGEAPAAEAVEGAVAEAAPAVEEEAPAVEEEAPAVEAGGDSAEEPVAEAEPSSEPAAEAPEAAAPEEAGSEEEGEAEEQK from the coding sequence ATGGTCGATCAGACGACGCAGGAGCAGACTCCCGACCTCCACGTCAACCCGTCGCCGACGGACGGGGTTGCCGTCGACGACGAGCTCACCACGAGTGAGATCGCCGAGCGTGCGCGCTCGGTGAACATCCGCCCCGATCTCTTCGATGAGGAGGAGTACGACCCCGAAGAGTACGAGGCGATGCTGGAGATGTACGAGAACACCCTCACGAACATCGAGGAGGGTGAGATCGTGAAGGCCCGCGTCCTCCGCGTAACCGACAAGTCGGTGATCCTGGATGTCGGGTTCAAGAGCGAGGGGTCTGTCAACCGCGACGAGTTCAAGGATCCCGATGCGCTGAAGCCGGGTGACGAGGTCGAGGTCTACCTCGAGAATCTCGAGGACGAGGACGGCGTGGTGGTCCTCTCCAAGAAGAAGGCCGATTTCCTGCGCGTCTGGGAGAAGATTCGGGAGGCCTACGAGCAGGGCACTCCGGTTCCGGGGGTGCTCACCCGCAAGATCAAGGGCGGCGTGACCGTCGACCTGATGGGCGTCGATGCCTTCCTGCCGGGCTCGCAGATCGCGCTGCGTCGGGTTCCCAACATCGAGGACCTGATCGGCGAGACCTACGACTTCAAGATCATCAAGCTCAACAAGCGCCGGCGGAATATCGTGGTCTCCCGCCGCGTGCTCCTGGAGGCGGAGCGCGAGGTCAAGCGCGAGAAGCTGAAGAAGGAGCTGGAGGTCGGGCAGGTTCGCCGCGGCGTGGTCAAGAACATCACCGACTTCGGTGCCTTCATCGATCTGGGGGGGATGGACGGCCTGCTCCACATCACCGACATGAGCTGGGGGCGGGTCGGTCATCCCAGCGAGGTGGTGTCGATCGGCGACGAGCTGGATGTGAAGGTGCTCGACATCGATTGGGAGCGCGAGCGCCTCTCGCTGGGCCTGAAGCAGCTGCAGCCGTACCCGTGGACCGACGTGGACAAGAAGTATCCGGTCGGTTCGCGTGTCCGCGGGCGGGTGGTCTCGATCACCAACTACGGCGCCTTCATCGAGCTGGAGAAGGGTGTCGAGGGGCTGGTGCACATCTCCGAGATGAGCTGGACGCGCAACGTCCGCCATCCGAGCAAGATGGTCTCGCTCGGAGACGAGGTCGAAGCGGTGGTGCTGAAGGTCGATCCGCAGGAGGAGAAGATCTCCCTCGGCATGAAGCAGATCGAGGAGGATCCGTGGCACACCCTGCCGGAGAAGTACCCGGTAGGGACCCGGCTCACCGGCAAGGTGCGCAACCTGACCTCCTTCGGGGCTTTCGTCGAGATCGAGCCGGGCATCGATGGCCTGGTGCACATCTCGGACATGAGCTGGACGAAGCGGATCCAGCACCCCTCCGAGGTGGTTCGCAAGGGCGACGACGTCGAGGTGGTCATTCTGGGTGTGGACGCCGACAACAAGCGCATCTCCCTGGGCCTCAAGCAGACGCAGGAGGATCCCTGGGGCGAGATCGCGCAGGCGTACACACCGGGCAGGCAGATCACCGGCACCATTTCCCGCCTGCAGGACAAGGGCGTGGCGGTGGATCTGGGCAACGACATCGAGGGCTTCGTCCCGCTGTCGCAGATCGGGGTCACCGGGCTGCAGAACCCCGCGGACCTCTTCGCCGAGGGCGATGTCCTCGAGATGGAGGTCACCGAGGTCGATCCGGAGAATCGTCGGATCGTGCTGAACGTGCTGCGGGTGCCCAAGCTCGAGTCGGGTGAGGTGATCCAGCCCGCCAGCGCTCCGGCGCGCTCGGGGGAGGCCGAGGCGTCCGCGGAGGCCCCGGGGGAAGCTCCCGCGGCAGAAGCCGTCGAGGGGGCTGTGGCCGAGGCCGCGCCCGCGGTGGAGGAAGAGGCGCCTGCGGTGGAGGAAGAGGCACCTGCGGTAGAGGCCGGTGGAGACTCGGCCGAGGAGCCGGTCGCCGAGGCGGAGCCGAGCTCGGAGCCGGCTGCAGAGGCGCCGGAGGCTGCGGCGCCCGAAGAGGCTGGGAGTGAGGAAGAGGGAGAGGCGGAAGAGCAGAAGTAG
- the cmk gene encoding (d)CMP kinase: MSRRERGIIVAIDGPAGSGKSSTARAVATELGYLHLDSGAFYRALTLAALEAGISPERWPSLDGDDLRSLGVEWKVTDDGIRLRVRGRDVTSDLRSPEVNAHVSAMAAVPAVRDWLLEALRAVGEGGGLVADGRDIGTVVFPDAELKIFLVCDPAERARRRLLEQGVSAPSAEEIEGEAARLEERDRLDSTRAVAPLLRAPDAVQLDTTNLDFPTQVRAITRLARDRQSG, encoded by the coding sequence GTGAGCCGTCGAGAACGGGGGATCATCGTCGCCATCGACGGGCCGGCCGGCTCCGGCAAGAGCTCTACCGCCCGCGCGGTGGCGACGGAGCTGGGCTACCTGCACCTCGACTCCGGGGCCTTCTACCGGGCCCTCACCCTGGCGGCGCTGGAGGCCGGGATCTCTCCGGAGCGCTGGCCGAGTCTCGATGGCGACGATCTCCGCTCCCTGGGGGTGGAGTGGAAGGTGACCGATGACGGCATTCGCCTGCGCGTGCGCGGGCGCGACGTCACCTCCGATCTGCGCTCTCCCGAGGTGAACGCGCACGTCTCCGCCATGGCGGCTGTTCCAGCGGTACGAGATTGGCTGTTGGAGGCGCTCCGCGCGGTGGGCGAGGGTGGAGGGCTGGTGGCAGACGGCCGGGACATCGGCACGGTGGTCTTCCCCGATGCCGAGCTGAAGATCTTCCTCGTCTGCGATCCCGCGGAGCGTGCCCGGCGTCGCCTGCTCGAGCAGGGAGTGTCGGCTCCGAGCGCGGAGGAGATCGAGGGCGAGGCGGCTCGACTCGAGGAACGAGACCGGCTCGATTCCACGCGCGCCGTTGCACCGCTCCTGCGAGCCCCGGACGCCGTGCAGCTGGACACCACCAACCTCGATTTTCCCACGCAGGTTCGGGCGATCACCCGCCTCGCGCGCGACCGCCAGTCAGGTTGA
- the aroA gene encoding 3-phosphoshikimate 1-carboxyvinyltransferase has product MTSTISAEVRVPGDKSLTHRALMFAAAARGESRLSGLLAGADCRSTAAVLRALGVSIPPLPADGGELRINSVGIEAWRAPTEILDCGNSGTTVRLMMGLLAGRPFCAALTGDASLRSRPMRRVTEPLSRMGARVSELGDPDRLPVELCGGVLQPLAHRSPKASAQIKSAVLLAGISGRVPVEVWEPGLSRDHTERILRSLGVSITGEAPAEGGWRVSLEPPTGPLPPLEMDVPGDPSSAAFLISVALLARDGELLVPNVGINPTRTGFLTAVGRMGGRVEVLNQRESGGEPVADLLARPARLRGIEIGGDEVPSMIDELPVLAALAARSEGETIVRGAEELRAKESDRITAVVDNLRAIGVEAEELPDGFIVRGSDRPLKGRVRTYHDHRIAMAFGVLGALPGVELEIESPEIVDVSFPGFWETVRGLGGRRS; this is encoded by the coding sequence ATGACGAGCACCATTTCCGCCGAGGTTCGCGTACCCGGCGATAAATCCCTGACGCACCGAGCCTTGATGTTCGCCGCCGCCGCGCGCGGCGAGAGCCGACTCTCCGGCCTGCTCGCGGGGGCGGATTGTCGGAGTACCGCGGCCGTATTGCGCGCCCTCGGCGTTTCCATCCCACCCCTCCCCGCGGACGGGGGTGAGCTGCGCATCAACTCCGTGGGGATCGAGGCGTGGCGGGCGCCAACCGAGATCCTCGATTGCGGAAACAGCGGCACCACGGTCCGCCTGATGATGGGGCTGCTCGCGGGGAGACCCTTCTGCGCCGCGCTCACGGGCGACGCTTCGCTGCGCTCGAGGCCGATGCGGCGGGTGACCGAGCCTCTGAGCCGGATGGGGGCGAGAGTGAGCGAACTGGGAGATCCGGATCGTCTGCCAGTGGAGCTCTGCGGGGGCGTCCTCCAGCCGCTCGCCCACCGCTCGCCAAAGGCGAGCGCACAGATCAAGAGCGCGGTCCTGCTTGCCGGCATCTCGGGTCGCGTTCCAGTGGAGGTCTGGGAGCCGGGGCTCTCGCGCGATCACACCGAGCGGATTCTCCGCTCGCTCGGCGTGAGCATCACGGGTGAGGCGCCGGCCGAGGGCGGCTGGCGGGTCAGCTTGGAGCCGCCCACCGGTCCGCTGCCCCCCCTGGAGATGGACGTGCCGGGCGATCCTTCCTCGGCTGCCTTCCTGATCTCCGTTGCGCTCCTTGCCCGGGACGGCGAGCTGCTCGTTCCGAACGTGGGGATCAACCCCACCCGGACCGGCTTCCTGACGGCGGTGGGGCGGATGGGAGGACGGGTGGAGGTACTCAACCAGCGCGAATCCGGCGGGGAACCGGTGGCGGACCTGCTGGCGCGACCGGCCCGCCTGCGGGGCATCGAGATAGGCGGGGACGAAGTGCCCAGCATGATCGACGAGCTGCCGGTGCTGGCCGCGCTGGCGGCCCGGTCAGAGGGGGAGACCATCGTTCGCGGCGCGGAGGAGCTGCGGGCGAAGGAGAGCGACCGCATCACTGCGGTGGTCGACAACCTGCGGGCGATCGGCGTGGAGGCGGAGGAGCTTCCGGATGGCTTCATAGTGCGCGGCAGCGACCGGCCTCTGAAGGGCCGGGTCCGCACCTACCACGACCACCGCATCGCCATGGCCTTCGGGGTGCTCGGGGCCTTACCCGGGGTGGAGCTGGAGATCGAGTCGCCGGAGATCGTGGACGTATCCTTCCCCGGCTTCTGGGAGACGGTGCGGGGGCTGGGAGGAAGACGGTCGTGA
- a CDS encoding biotin--[acetyl-CoA-carboxylase] ligase, producing MTDEPAATWEGCEAEALAERWGAPAVHLFRRVGSTNDVARGLAAAGCEPGTVVIAEEQVAGRGRAGRVWSSPSGLGLWFSVVVTPLDAASTAVLPLRVGLAVAQALDHFLPGETVGIKWPNDLGVAGRKLGGILCEAAWEGTVLRALVAGVGLNVLHAEGDFPPELRPLATSLRLAAELPPQRLDVADRVIAAVVATARLPEPLDVAGLARRDQLRGRAIAVADPATRRVIVEGVAAGILADGSLQVHGPSGTRSVRSGTVWLKARG from the coding sequence ATGACGGACGAGCCCGCCGCCACATGGGAGGGGTGTGAGGCGGAAGCGCTGGCGGAGCGGTGGGGCGCACCGGCCGTGCACCTCTTCCGGCGGGTGGGATCGACCAACGACGTGGCTCGGGGGCTGGCGGCGGCCGGGTGCGAGCCGGGCACGGTGGTCATTGCCGAGGAGCAGGTGGCCGGGCGCGGCCGGGCGGGGCGTGTCTGGTCTTCTCCGTCCGGCCTCGGCCTCTGGTTCTCGGTGGTGGTGACCCCGCTGGACGCCGCCTCCACCGCGGTCCTCCCGCTACGGGTCGGGCTTGCCGTAGCTCAGGCGCTCGACCATTTCCTGCCGGGGGAAACGGTAGGCATCAAATGGCCCAACGACCTGGGGGTGGCCGGGCGGAAGCTGGGGGGCATCCTGTGCGAGGCCGCGTGGGAGGGGACAGTCCTGCGCGCGTTGGTGGCGGGCGTGGGGCTCAACGTACTTCACGCCGAGGGCGATTTTCCCCCAGAGCTGCGTCCGCTGGCGACCTCGCTGCGCCTCGCCGCGGAGTTGCCCCCGCAACGGCTCGACGTGGCCGACCGTGTGATCGCGGCGGTCGTTGCCACCGCCCGGCTGCCCGAGCCGCTGGACGTTGCGGGGCTGGCCAGACGGGACCAGTTGCGGGGGCGAGCGATCGCGGTCGCGGATCCGGCGACCCGGCGGGTCATCGTGGAAGGGGTGGCCGCCGGCATCCTCGCCGATGGATCCCTCCAGGTGCACGGCCCCTCCGGAACGCGGTCCGTGCGGTCGGGGACTGTGTGGCTGAAAGCTCGAGGTTGA
- the nadC gene encoding carboxylating nicotinate-nucleotide diphosphorylase, protein MKPYAMLSTHELVLAALAEDIGDGDRTTLWTVPAGAVAQARIVAKAPGVIAGIEVAREVVCAVDRSVEMSPQVKDGDSVEAGDLVMTLHGSARSLLSAERVTLNFLQRLSGVATLTREYVRRVEGTGARILDTRKTTPGMRLLEKAAVRAGGGTNHRIGLFDMVLIKENHIAAAGGITAAVEAVRAQNREGLRVEVETRNLEEVDEALRAGVDVILFDNMPLEMLREAVARVRASGTGTRTEASGGVTLETVGAIARTGVDLISVGALTHSAPALDLSMLIEG, encoded by the coding sequence ATGAAGCCGTACGCCATGCTCTCTACGCACGAGTTGGTCCTGGCGGCGCTCGCGGAGGACATCGGCGATGGCGACCGCACCACGCTGTGGACGGTTCCCGCGGGCGCCGTGGCGCAGGCGCGGATCGTGGCCAAGGCGCCCGGAGTGATCGCCGGGATCGAGGTCGCCCGTGAGGTCGTATGCGCCGTGGATAGATCCGTAGAAATGTCCCCCCAGGTGAAGGATGGAGATTCGGTTGAAGCTGGGGACCTGGTGATGACGCTGCATGGGTCCGCGCGCTCCCTTCTCTCCGCCGAGCGGGTGACGCTGAACTTCCTGCAGCGGCTCTCGGGGGTAGCCACCCTCACGCGGGAATACGTTCGGCGGGTCGAGGGCACCGGCGCGCGCATCCTCGATACGCGCAAGACCACCCCGGGAATGCGCCTCCTCGAGAAGGCGGCCGTCCGCGCCGGCGGCGGGACGAACCACCGGATCGGGTTGTTCGACATGGTCCTGATCAAGGAGAACCACATCGCGGCGGCGGGAGGGATTACCGCCGCCGTGGAAGCCGTGCGGGCGCAGAACCGGGAGGGGCTCCGGGTGGAGGTGGAGACCCGGAACCTGGAAGAAGTGGACGAGGCGCTGCGCGCCGGGGTAGACGTCATCCTTTTCGACAACATGCCCCTGGAGATGCTTCGCGAAGCGGTCGCACGCGTGCGAGCATCCGGCACCGGAACGCGGACGGAAGCCTCCGGCGGCGTCACTCTGGAGACGGTGGGCGCTATCGCTCGCACCGGGGTGGATTTGATCTCCGTGGGGGCGCTAACGCACTCGGCCCCTGCCCTGGACCTGTCCATGTTGATCGAGGGATGA
- a CDS encoding undecaprenyl-diphosphate phosphatase — MIDLLLIKAFILGIVEGATEFIPVSSTGHLIIASEWLDWKGDQADVFIVFIQLPAILAVVWLYRKKIWEVIRTLPSRWQSRRLAYNLVLGTLPAVVVGLPTDRWVEEHLYTVPTVAAALIVGGLLIFWIEAKHHRSFVESIDDIPMRLALGVGMIQVLAMLWPGLSRSAATIMGGLLLGLSRVAATEFSFFLAIPAMVGATAVKLWEYRELMTPADVPVFAVGAVVSFVSALIAIRALVAFVSHHSFRGFAWYRIAIGVLLLFVFWGPL, encoded by the coding sequence GTGATCGATCTCCTGCTCATCAAGGCGTTCATCCTGGGCATCGTCGAGGGAGCGACGGAGTTCATCCCCGTTTCCTCGACCGGCCATCTGATCATTGCGAGTGAGTGGCTGGACTGGAAAGGCGACCAGGCCGACGTCTTCATCGTCTTCATTCAGCTACCGGCCATCCTCGCCGTCGTGTGGCTGTACCGGAAGAAAATCTGGGAGGTGATCCGGACGCTGCCCTCGCGCTGGCAGAGCCGGCGGCTGGCATACAACCTGGTGCTGGGGACGCTTCCGGCCGTAGTCGTGGGGCTTCCCACCGACCGCTGGGTGGAGGAGCACCTCTACACGGTTCCCACCGTGGCCGCCGCGCTCATCGTCGGGGGATTGCTGATCTTCTGGATCGAAGCGAAGCACCATCGCAGCTTCGTGGAAAGCATCGATGACATTCCGATGCGCCTCGCGCTGGGCGTCGGGATGATCCAGGTGCTGGCGATGCTCTGGCCGGGCCTCTCCCGCTCTGCCGCAACCATCATGGGGGGACTCCTGCTCGGCCTCTCGCGCGTGGCGGCGACCGAATTCTCCTTCTTTCTGGCGATTCCCGCGATGGTCGGTGCGACCGCGGTGAAGCTGTGGGAGTACCGGGAGCTGATGACACCCGCCGACGTTCCCGTCTTCGCGGTGGGTGCCGTCGTCTCCTTTGTCTCGGCCCTGATCGCAATCCGGGCTCTGGTCGCCTTCGTGTCGCATCACAGCTTCCGCGGCTTCGCCTGGTACCGCATCGCCATCGGGGTGCTACTGCTGTTCGTCTTCTGGGGGCCGCTATGA
- the bshA gene encoding N-acetyl-alpha-D-glucosaminyl L-malate synthase BshA, translated as MKIGITCYPTYGGSGAIATELGIELAERGHEVHFITYAQPFRLPRFMERVYFHEVETIRYPLFEHSSYSLSLAATMYEVAMRRDLDLLHVHYAIPHSTSAWIAQQMLPPGHSLKIITTLHGTDITMLGQERSFWELMRFSIAKSDGITAVSEYLKRETVDRFHIPSRAVEVIPNFIDPAVYDRDRYPCRRSAFLADGEKLLIHVSNFRPVKRVRDVIAIFERVQRQVPAKLLLVGDGPERTEAAAEADRLGLEDRVIFLGKQDTVAELLACSDLFLLPSATESFGLAALEAMASGTPVVATAVGGLPEVVEDGVTGFLAPLGDVETMAEKAIEILRDAERWSQMSAAARAVATERFSAERIVPIYERFYETILQRNGETRVQGGVEHG; from the coding sequence ATGAAGATAGGGATCACCTGCTACCCCACATATGGCGGCTCGGGCGCCATTGCTACCGAGCTGGGGATCGAGCTGGCGGAGCGGGGGCACGAGGTACACTTCATCACCTACGCGCAGCCGTTCCGTCTGCCGCGCTTCATGGAGCGCGTCTACTTCCACGAGGTGGAGACGATCCGTTATCCGCTCTTCGAACACTCCTCCTACTCCCTCTCGCTGGCGGCGACCATGTACGAGGTCGCCATGCGCCGCGATCTCGACCTGCTCCACGTCCACTACGCGATCCCGCACTCGACCTCCGCCTGGATCGCGCAGCAGATGCTCCCGCCAGGGCATAGCCTGAAGATCATCACGACTCTGCACGGCACGGACATCACGATGCTCGGGCAGGAGCGGTCCTTCTGGGAACTGATGCGTTTCTCGATCGCCAAGTCGGACGGGATCACCGCGGTCTCGGAGTACCTCAAGCGCGAAACGGTCGACCGCTTCCACATTCCCTCCCGCGCGGTGGAGGTGATCCCGAACTTCATCGATCCGGCGGTCTACGATCGCGACCGCTATCCCTGCCGTCGCTCCGCCTTTCTGGCGGACGGGGAGAAGCTGCTGATCCACGTCTCGAACTTCCGTCCGGTAAAACGGGTGCGTGACGTGATCGCGATCTTCGAGCGGGTGCAGCGCCAGGTGCCGGCGAAGCTGCTGCTGGTGGGCGATGGCCCGGAGCGCACTGAAGCGGCCGCGGAAGCGGATCGCCTGGGGCTGGAGGACCGGGTGATCTTTCTGGGGAAGCAGGATACGGTGGCGGAGCTGCTCGCCTGTTCGGATCTCTTCCTGCTCCCCTCCGCCACCGAGTCGTTCGGGCTGGCGGCGCTGGAGGCGATGGCGAGCGGCACCCCCGTGGTCGCCACCGCGGTGGGCGGGCTGCCGGAGGTGGTGGAGGACGGCGTCACGGGCTTCCTCGCCCCCCTGGGAGATGTGGAGACGATGGCCGAAAAGGCGATCGAGATCCTGCGGGACGCCGAGCGCTGGTCGCAGATGAGCGCGGCTGCGCGCGCGGTCGCCACCGAGCGGTTCAGCGCAGAGCGGATCGTCCCGATTTACGAGCGGTTTTACGAGACGATCCTGCAGCGGAATGGTGAAACGAGAGTGCAGGGCGGGGTGGAGCATGGCTAA
- the miaA gene encoding tRNA (adenosine(37)-N6)-dimethylallyltransferase MiaA, whose product MSGPGSPAALAIVGPTASGKTAISIEVARRLDGEVISMDSRQVYRGMDIGTAKATPEQRTAVPHHGLDLVDPDERFSAGMFARRARRWIQEIRGRRRVPILVGGTGFFLRALTNPIFREPDLDPERRAALRRFLEQQPTEELERWLSRLDPELGERFRAGTGGGGRQRILRGLEMALLTGFPLSWWQRHGEPEAPPVPVQVFVLNPPRERLFAAIDARVDEMLRRGLLEEVRALAERGYHGRHPGMNATGYIELLPVLRGERDLESAADLVRRNTRAYAKRQLTWLRHQLPPGAVWLDPLEPGSDPVQRIVEGWLASQEHAGKEHDRYGNPNQARSRETQEGRDPV is encoded by the coding sequence ATGAGCGGCCCCGGGAGTCCGGCTGCGCTTGCCATCGTGGGCCCTACCGCCTCGGGCAAGACCGCGATCAGCATCGAGGTGGCCCGCCGTCTGGATGGTGAGGTCATCTCCATGGACTCCCGTCAGGTCTATCGCGGGATGGACATCGGCACGGCCAAGGCGACGCCCGAGCAGCGCACCGCGGTCCCCCACCACGGCCTCGATCTGGTCGATCCCGACGAACGCTTCAGTGCCGGAATGTTCGCCCGCCGTGCGCGCCGCTGGATCCAGGAGATCCGCGGGCGGCGCCGCGTGCCGATCCTGGTCGGGGGGACCGGATTCTTCCTCCGCGCCCTCACCAACCCTATCTTCCGCGAGCCCGATCTGGACCCGGAGCGCCGCGCGGCGCTGCGTCGCTTTCTGGAGCAACAGCCCACCGAGGAGCTGGAGCGATGGCTCTCCCGGCTCGATCCCGAGCTGGGGGAGCGATTTCGTGCGGGCACCGGGGGAGGCGGGAGGCAACGAATCCTGCGCGGCCTGGAAATGGCACTGCTCACCGGATTCCCGCTGAGCTGGTGGCAGCGGCACGGTGAACCCGAGGCGCCGCCGGTCCCGGTGCAGGTATTCGTGCTGAACCCGCCGCGGGAGCGGCTATTCGCCGCGATCGATGCGCGCGTCGACGAGATGCTGCGCCGGGGACTGCTCGAGGAGGTGCGAGCGCTGGCGGAGCGCGGCTACCACGGAAGGCACCCCGGGATGAACGCCACCGGCTACATCGAGCTGCTCCCGGTGCTGCGGGGCGAGAGGGATCTGGAGAGTGCCGCCGATCTCGTGCGTCGTAACACCCGGGCGTATGCGAAGCGGCAGCTCACCTGGCTGCGCCACCAGCTCCCGCCCGGGGCGGTGTGGCTCGACCCGCTCGAGCCCGGGAGCGATCCCGTCCAGCGGATCGTGGAGGGCTGGCTCGCCAGCCAGGAGCACGCAGGCAAAGAGCATGATCGGTACGGGAACCCGAACCAGGCCCGCTCCCGTGAGACCCAGGAAGGACGAGATCCGGTATGA
- the mutL gene encoding DNA mismatch repair endonuclease MutL produces MARRIRILPDSLVNQIAAGEVVERPASVVKELVENALDADATRISIAIRNGGKTEIRVADDGCGMSRDDALLSLDRHATSKLDERDDLTAIRTLGFRGEALPSIASVSRFTMETAESGAEGTRISVTAGRISDVAACARRRGTTVVVRSLFHNVPARAKFLRSSAAEARAVSEVVTTLALAHPGVAFDLESNGKELLSVEPTADLRVRVAALWGEEYAGELIPVSAVTEAVRVDGLVQRPRSATPGGRRAYLYVNGRSFADRALLRAADRAYVTTIAPGCRPALFLFLHVAPERVDVNVHPTKAEVRFREHAAVEAAVEEAVRATLRTLESSPTLGRTGRVAETRPPRVPTPVPGAEELAPRGRGEAAPQMSLFVAPAVDPAAGEASGEDSSQAGPLENDPGAVRPMLWQIHNTYLLAETRSGLIIVDQHSAHERVLYEEIMASFDAGDRESQRLLFPLTLRLTPAELALVEELSGLLTRIGFEIEPFGGNTIIVHAVPQPHPYFDAERCLREMIAELTDGSPLVDAARNQHQRLALTFACKGAIKAGQRLSQTEMSELFDRLFATELPYHDIHGRPTIIQLPLAEIHNRFRR; encoded by the coding sequence ATGGCTCGCAGAATCCGGATCCTGCCGGACAGCCTCGTCAACCAGATCGCCGCCGGCGAGGTGGTCGAGCGCCCGGCGTCGGTGGTGAAGGAGCTGGTAGAGAATGCGCTCGACGCGGACGCTACGCGCATCTCCATCGCCATCCGTAACGGCGGCAAGACCGAGATCCGGGTAGCCGACGATGGCTGCGGGATGAGTCGCGATGACGCGCTGCTCAGTCTTGACCGCCACGCAACCAGCAAGCTGGACGAGCGCGATGACCTGACCGCCATTCGCACCCTCGGCTTTCGGGGTGAAGCGCTGCCATCTATCGCCTCGGTGTCGCGGTTTACGATGGAGACTGCCGAGAGCGGCGCCGAGGGCACTCGCATCAGCGTGACCGCGGGACGCATCAGCGACGTCGCCGCTTGCGCCCGTCGGCGCGGCACCACCGTGGTGGTGCGCAGCCTGTTCCACAACGTGCCTGCGCGCGCGAAGTTCCTCCGTAGCTCCGCCGCGGAGGCTCGAGCGGTCAGCGAGGTGGTGACGACGCTGGCACTTGCCCACCCCGGCGTCGCTTTCGACCTGGAGTCGAACGGCAAGGAGCTTCTCTCCGTCGAGCCCACGGCCGATCTGCGGGTGCGCGTCGCCGCGCTATGGGGGGAGGAATACGCCGGCGAGCTTATTCCGGTCAGCGCCGTGACCGAGGCGGTCCGGGTGGACGGGCTGGTGCAGCGTCCCCGCAGCGCCACGCCGGGGGGACGCCGGGCATACCTGTACGTGAACGGACGCTCGTTCGCCGATCGAGCCCTCCTTCGGGCGGCCGATCGGGCCTATGTGACCACGATTGCCCCCGGATGCCGGCCGGCCCTGTTCCTCTTCCTCCACGTCGCTCCGGAGCGGGTCGACGTGAACGTCCACCCGACGAAGGCGGAGGTCCGCTTCCGCGAGCACGCCGCGGTGGAGGCCGCGGTTGAGGAGGCGGTGCGGGCAACGCTGCGCACGTTGGAGAGCTCGCCCACCCTCGGCCGTACAGGCCGGGTGGCAGAGACGCGGCCGCCGCGGGTGCCGACACCCGTCCCCGGCGCCGAAGAGCTGGCGCCGCGCGGCAGGGGCGAGGCGGCCCCCCAGATGAGCCTCTTCGTGGCTCCGGCGGTGGACCCCGCTGCGGGCGAGGCGTCGGGCGAGGACTCCTCTCAGGCCGGACCGCTGGAGAACGATCCGGGCGCCGTCCGCCCGATGCTCTGGCAGATTCACAATACCTATCTCCTGGCGGAGACTCGGTCCGGGCTGATCATCGTAGATCAGCATTCTGCGCACGAGCGCGTGCTGTACGAGGAGATCATGGCCAGCTTCGACGCGGGGGATCGTGAGTCGCAGCGGCTTCTCTTCCCGCTCACCCTGCGCCTCACCCCAGCCGAGCTGGCGTTGGTGGAAGAGCTGTCGGGCCTTCTCACTCGCATCGGGTTCGAGATCGAGCCCTTCGGCGGCAATACCATCATCGTGCACGCGGTGCCGCAGCCGCACCCCTACTTCGACGCGGAGCGCTGCCTCCGAGAGATGATCGCCGAGCTCACGGATGGGTCGCCCTTGGTCGACGCGGCGCGAAACCAGCACCAGCGGCTGGCGCTCACCTTCGCTTGCAAGGGGGCGATCAAGGCGGGACAGCGGCTCTCCCAGACGGAGATGAGCGAGCTCTTCGACCGCCTCTTCGCCACCGAGCTACCCTACCACGACATCCACGGTCGACCCACCATCATCCAGCTTCCCCTGGCGGAGATCCACAACCGCTTCCGGCGATGA